One Nocardioides aromaticivorans genomic window carries:
- a CDS encoding flavin-containing monooxygenase: MEQPTSPRVIVIGAGFGGLAVAHHLRAAGITDITLLERSDDVGGVWRDNTYPGAACDVPSVLYSWSFARKSDWSHRYARQPEILDYIRDHAARSGLRDLVRTGAEVTGAAWDDATARWTVTLATGEELTSDVLVSAVGQLSRPAVPRIPGLDDFDGPIFHSATWDHDVDLTGKRVGVIGTGASAIQFVPAIAGEVASLTVFQRSAPYVVPKPDGAYSTRQQRRFAHHPRLHHLTRRGVFHLSEQLNRTLDSDGRLAVVLEKAWQLNLRRHVKDADLRAKLVPDYPLGCKRLLFSNDWYPTLAQPHVDVVTDGVADVEPDGIRTADGTLHELDVVILGTGFAATEFLAPMEITGRGGRRLAEAWEGGARAHLGITVPDFPGFYVLYGPNTNLGGSSIIGMLEAQAGYVVRAALETAARRAPLVVRADRAAAYDEEMQRRLDSSVWSSCTSWYREPGGRITTNWPGTVAEYQQRTSAFDPSDFETVAVAAR, encoded by the coding sequence ATGGAGCAGCCCACGTCCCCTCGTGTCATCGTGATCGGCGCCGGGTTCGGCGGCCTCGCCGTCGCCCACCACCTGCGCGCGGCCGGCATCACCGACATCACCCTCCTCGAGCGCTCCGACGACGTGGGCGGCGTGTGGCGCGACAACACCTACCCGGGCGCCGCCTGCGACGTGCCGTCGGTGCTCTACTCGTGGTCCTTCGCCCGCAAGTCCGACTGGTCGCACCGCTACGCCCGCCAGCCGGAGATCCTCGACTACATCCGCGACCACGCCGCCCGCAGCGGGCTGCGCGACCTGGTCCGTACCGGCGCCGAGGTCACGGGGGCGGCGTGGGACGACGCGACGGCCCGGTGGACCGTCACCCTCGCGACCGGGGAGGAGCTCACCTCCGACGTGCTCGTCTCCGCGGTCGGCCAGCTCTCCCGACCGGCCGTGCCGCGCATCCCCGGCCTCGACGACTTCGACGGACCGATCTTCCACTCCGCGACCTGGGACCACGACGTCGACCTCACGGGCAAGCGGGTCGGCGTCATCGGCACCGGCGCCAGCGCGATCCAGTTCGTCCCGGCGATCGCTGGTGAGGTGGCCTCGCTGACGGTGTTCCAGCGCTCGGCGCCGTACGTCGTCCCGAAGCCGGACGGCGCCTACAGCACCCGCCAGCAGCGCCGCTTCGCCCACCACCCGCGACTGCACCACCTCACCCGCCGCGGCGTCTTCCACCTCTCCGAGCAGCTCAACAGGACCCTCGACTCGGACGGCCGGCTCGCCGTCGTCCTCGAGAAGGCGTGGCAGCTCAACCTGCGCCGGCACGTCAAGGACGCCGACCTGCGGGCGAAGCTCGTGCCGGACTACCCGCTGGGCTGCAAGCGGCTGCTGTTCTCCAACGACTGGTACCCGACGCTCGCCCAGCCCCACGTCGACGTCGTGACCGACGGCGTCGCCGACGTCGAGCCGGACGGGATCCGCACCGCGGACGGCACCCTGCACGAGCTCGACGTGGTCATCCTCGGCACCGGCTTCGCCGCCACCGAGTTCCTCGCGCCGATGGAGATCACCGGCCGCGGCGGACGTCGCCTGGCCGAGGCGTGGGAGGGCGGGGCACGCGCCCACCTGGGGATCACCGTGCCCGACTTCCCCGGCTTCTACGTGCTCTACGGCCCGAACACCAACCTCGGCGGCAGCTCGATCATCGGGATGCTCGAGGCGCAGGCCGGGTACGTCGTCCGGGCGGCCCTCGAGACCGCCGCGCGCCGCGCGCCGCTGGTCGTGCGAGCCGACCGGGCGGCGGCGTACGACGAGGAGATGCAGCGTCGTCTCGACAGCAGCGTGTGGAGCTCCTGCACGAGCTGGTACCGCGAGCCCGGCGGCCGGATCACGACGAACTGGCCGGGCACCGTCGCGGAGTACCAGCAGCGGACCTCCGCGTTCGACCCGAGCGACTTCGAGACCGTGGCGGTGGCGGCGCGATGA
- a CDS encoding AraC family transcriptional regulator: protein MFEPPVTRSWDFPRQVAGTALLVAAGADAGVAPSVLLDGSGLGPRDLADHRREVTAQQELRVVRNLLAAAPSMTGVRVGTRYHASTFGPLGFALMSSATLGDAANLTFRFLDLSFTFCVPTAGTDGDQVVIGVDDGDLPADVRRFLVERDLTAVWTVLREIAGGAPRLTSLTLPIAPGESGALRSAFGTTPSAGDGRAELRLDAAWFDLPLPQANPHAFAMAEALCRELVASRRSRTGVVEEVRVLVAQRLADGAPMGAVAAVLGLSERSLRRHLTEAGTSYRTLLDEVRRSAAEELLARPGLSVDDVARELGYAEATSFGAAYRRWTGRSPRAGRTRPGR from the coding sequence ATGTTCGAGCCGCCGGTGACCCGCTCCTGGGACTTCCCGCGGCAGGTCGCCGGCACCGCGCTGCTCGTGGCGGCTGGCGCCGATGCCGGCGTCGCGCCGTCGGTGCTGCTGGACGGCAGCGGTCTCGGTCCCCGCGACCTGGCCGACCACCGGCGTGAGGTGACCGCCCAGCAGGAGCTCCGGGTGGTGCGCAACCTGCTCGCCGCGGCGCCCTCGATGACGGGGGTCCGCGTCGGCACCCGCTACCACGCCTCGACCTTCGGACCGCTCGGCTTCGCCCTGATGAGCAGCGCGACGCTCGGCGACGCGGCCAACCTGACCTTCCGCTTCCTCGACCTCAGCTTCACCTTCTGCGTGCCGACGGCCGGCACCGACGGCGACCAGGTCGTGATCGGCGTCGACGACGGCGACCTGCCGGCGGACGTGCGGCGGTTCCTCGTGGAGCGCGACCTCACGGCGGTCTGGACCGTGCTGCGCGAGATCGCCGGCGGGGCGCCGCGGCTCACCTCGCTGACCCTGCCAATCGCACCGGGCGAGTCCGGTGCCCTCCGGTCGGCGTTCGGCACCACTCCGTCGGCCGGGGACGGTCGGGCGGAGCTGCGCCTGGACGCCGCCTGGTTCGACCTGCCGCTCCCCCAGGCGAACCCCCACGCGTTCGCGATGGCCGAGGCGCTGTGCCGCGAGCTCGTGGCCAGCCGCCGCAGCCGGACCGGTGTGGTGGAGGAGGTCCGGGTCCTCGTCGCGCAACGGCTCGCCGACGGCGCCCCCATGGGTGCGGTCGCGGCGGTCCTCGGGCTCAGCGAGCGCTCACTCCGGCGGCACCTGACCGAGGCCGGGACGTCGTACCGCACCCTGCTGGACGAGGTACGCCGCAGCGCCGCCGAGGAGCTCCTCGCCCGTCCCGGCCTGAGCGTCGACGACGTCGCGCGGGAGCTGGGCTACGCGGAGGCGACCAGCTTCGGGGCGGCGTACCGGCGCTGGACGGGTCGCTCGCCGCGCGCCGGACGCACACGACCCGGCCGGTGA
- a CDS encoding aminoacyl-tRNA deacylase, which produces MDDATDPTDQSARAIAAAEALGLSFTETRHGPVRSLAEAAAARGVEPRQIVKTMVVRVAEGDHRFVLVPGDREIAWPKLRALLGANRLSMPSADAAREVTGYVRGTITPLGSLAPLPVIADERVAGRVSIGGGAHGVALTVEAADLVSALGATVADVTDPAA; this is translated from the coding sequence GTGGACGACGCGACCGACCCGACGGACCAGTCAGCCCGCGCGATCGCGGCCGCCGAGGCCCTGGGCCTCAGCTTCACCGAGACCCGGCACGGCCCGGTGCGCTCGCTGGCGGAGGCCGCGGCGGCGCGCGGCGTCGAGCCCCGCCAGATCGTGAAGACGATGGTCGTCCGGGTGGCCGAGGGCGACCACCGGTTCGTGCTGGTGCCCGGCGACCGGGAGATCGCCTGGCCGAAGCTGCGCGCCCTGCTCGGCGCCAACCGGCTCTCGATGCCGTCGGCGGACGCGGCCCGCGAGGTCACCGGCTACGTGCGCGGAACGATCACGCCGCTGGGCTCGCTCGCGCCCCTGCCGGTCATCGCCGACGAGCGGGTCGCGGGCCGGGTCTCGATCGGCGGCGGGGCGCACGGCGTCGCGCTGACCGTGGAGGCCGCCGACCTGGTGTCGGCGCTGGGCGCGACGGTCGCGGACGTCACCGACCCCGCCGCCTGA
- a CDS encoding Ig-like domain repeat protein, producing MMTRLRTGLLALLAAAGLVVGLLSTAAPSSAATWSVVFLHEDLYAGPVVGYHFSVGINGTPPAGTVLRYQWLRGDIDNTPSSFEAIPGATDSTYTMTADDHHHRLKVRVRAVEDGNVVEERSSGVTNFILWQMRTPVISGKPLVGQLLTASLGSWTSDWDVEPQWRRGRVGTSEMRDIAGETGLTYRTRPADVGKPVTLLVMAYHQFPAPNDVLAIDRRWGSVAKVGGVVPPVRWATRSILRGTSPAKGQLRLTAVSYAWSDLFKADQTQVYGNVRIYDGSRLLTRSYIDGGRRAITLRGLSRGTHRIRMVFLQNNTYAASSSTTSFTVR from the coding sequence GTGATGACGCGTCTCCGTACCGGGCTCCTGGCCCTCCTCGCGGCCGCCGGCCTCGTGGTGGGCCTGCTGTCGACCGCTGCCCCCAGCTCCGCGGCGACCTGGTCGGTGGTGTTCCTCCACGAGGACCTCTACGCCGGGCCGGTCGTCGGCTACCACTTCTCGGTCGGCATCAACGGCACCCCACCGGCAGGGACGGTGCTGCGCTACCAGTGGCTGCGCGGCGACATCGACAACACCCCGTCCAGCTTCGAGGCGATCCCCGGGGCGACGGACAGCACCTACACCATGACGGCCGACGACCACCACCACCGGCTCAAGGTCCGGGTCCGTGCGGTCGAGGACGGCAATGTCGTCGAGGAGCGCTCCTCCGGCGTCACCAACTTCATCCTCTGGCAGATGCGGACGCCGGTGATCAGCGGCAAGCCGCTCGTCGGCCAGCTGCTGACCGCCTCCCTCGGGTCCTGGACCTCCGACTGGGACGTCGAGCCGCAGTGGCGACGTGGTCGTGTCGGCACCTCCGAGATGCGCGACATCGCCGGTGAGACGGGACTGACCTATCGCACCCGTCCTGCCGACGTCGGCAAGCCGGTGACGCTGCTGGTCATGGCCTACCACCAGTTCCCGGCGCCCAACGACGTGCTCGCGATCGACCGCCGGTGGGGATCCGTCGCCAAGGTGGGGGGCGTCGTCCCGCCCGTGCGCTGGGCCACCCGGTCGATCCTGCGCGGGACCTCGCCGGCCAAGGGGCAGCTGCGCCTGACCGCCGTCTCCTACGCCTGGTCGGACCTCTTCAAGGCCGACCAGACGCAGGTCTACGGCAACGTCCGGATCTACGACGGCTCGCGCCTGCTCACCCGCTCCTACATCGACGGTGGCCGGCGCGCGATCACCCTGCGCGGCCTCAGCCGCGGGACCCACCGGATCCGCATGGTCTTCCTGCAGAACAACACCTACGCCGCCTCCAGCTCCACCACCTCGTTCACCGTGCGCTGA
- a CDS encoding phospholipase D-like domain-containing protein produces MRPLRPVHPVRPVRTLLVALLLVAAPVLSAFTDDDAPPAPPPAVTTVAASATDRAADGAAYTFTPRSTLIASDPVRAPHRITDQLVRLIDNVPPGESIEVMTYFLGSPALEAALVDAFRRGVEVRAVFEAHTREDHREGTALGRILNRRSTDRSWVRFTAGSTRASGGAMHQKTWRFSRVGGARFVTVTGSYNASDLADSRAHSLMWQWVDEGVYDAFASVWAAQVRMHDAAPRLRTFRGPDWSAYFSPLTARTPAGDPVMRRLAGIPVGDGTVIRIAMYSMWDTRALWIADRLASMARRGARVVLVAGPTVAPEVRATMRSGGVAVYAGCFRDGTYTHSKDMSASWLSGGRRQYWTWVGSDNWTTDGMASDEAVLGIRSRPMHARFLAYFERLRTRAGGVYEAACRPKEG; encoded by the coding sequence ATGCGTCCACTCCGCCCGGTCCACCCCGTCCGTCCCGTCCGCACCCTCCTGGTCGCCCTGCTGCTCGTCGCGGCCCCGGTGCTCTCGGCGTTCACCGATGACGACGCACCGCCGGCTCCACCGCCGGCGGTGACCACCGTGGCCGCGTCCGCGACCGATCGCGCAGCCGACGGGGCGGCGTACACGTTCACGCCGCGGTCGACGCTGATCGCCAGCGACCCGGTGCGGGCGCCGCACCGGATCACCGACCAGCTGGTCCGCCTGATCGACAACGTGCCGCCCGGCGAGAGCATCGAGGTGATGACCTACTTCCTCGGCTCACCGGCGCTGGAGGCGGCGCTCGTCGACGCGTTCCGCCGGGGCGTCGAGGTGCGTGCGGTCTTCGAGGCGCACACCCGCGAGGACCACCGGGAGGGGACCGCCCTCGGCCGGATCCTCAACAGGCGTTCGACCGATCGCTCGTGGGTCCGCTTCACCGCGGGCTCGACGCGTGCCAGCGGCGGCGCGATGCACCAGAAGACGTGGCGGTTCAGCCGGGTTGGCGGGGCCCGCTTCGTCACCGTCACCGGGTCGTACAACGCCAGCGACCTCGCCGACTCCCGCGCCCACTCGCTGATGTGGCAGTGGGTCGACGAGGGCGTGTACGACGCCTTCGCGAGCGTGTGGGCCGCACAGGTGCGGATGCACGACGCGGCGCCTCGGTTGCGGACCTTCCGTGGTCCGGACTGGTCGGCGTACTTCTCGCCGCTCACCGCACGGACGCCGGCCGGTGACCCGGTGATGCGGCGCCTGGCGGGCATCCCGGTCGGCGACGGCACCGTCATCCGGATCGCGATGTACTCGATGTGGGACACCCGTGCGCTGTGGATCGCCGACCGGCTGGCCTCGATGGCGCGGCGTGGGGCGCGGGTGGTGCTCGTCGCCGGGCCCACGGTGGCGCCCGAGGTCCGCGCGACGATGCGCAGCGGCGGGGTCGCGGTGTACGCCGGCTGCTTCCGCGACGGCACGTACACGCACTCCAAGGACATGTCGGCGTCGTGGCTCTCCGGCGGCCGGCGGCAGTACTGGACCTGGGTGGGCTCGGACAACTGGACCACCGACGGCATGGCGTCCGACGAGGCGGTGCTCGGCATCCGCAGCCGGCCGATGCATGCCCGCTTCCTCGCCTACTTCGAGCGCCTCCGCACCCGCGCCGGTGGCGTGTACGAGGCCGCGTGCCGGCCCAAGGAAGGCTGA
- a CDS encoding glycoside hydrolase family 16 protein, with amino-acid sequence MATTTTLTMNADGTGTVRVVAADGSAPVNPVDLWVDTTWVQTFTLADGRAAIDVGAQTPGDHRITVRYRNSATHAASQASIMWTAPGTVQVPTTTTLQLNADGTGTIKVTAASGPTPSNPVDLWVDSTWQKAYTLTNGQAAVNLGTQTAGDHKVTVRHRPSSTSGASQVTVPWTAPGTVQVPTTTTLQLNADGTGTIKVTAASGPTPSNPVDLWVDSTWQKAYTLTNGQAAVNLGTQTAGDHKVTVRYRPSTTSGTSQMTVPWTAPGTVQVPTTTTLQLNADGSGTIKVTAASGPTPSNPVDLWVDSTWQKAYTLTNGQAAVNLGAQALGDHRITVRYRPSTTTGASQASLMWTAPGTVQVPTTTTLDLSADGTGTIKVTADGGASASLANPVDLWIDSTWQRAYTLTNGQATFDLGPQPGGDHRVTVRYRPSSTSGASQASLPWSVTTADQVATTTTLSVMPDGTATIKVVAANGSATTNPVDLWVDGRAQTTHTLTDGRTTVALGSRVGGALGVKVRYRPSATQQASTATATWSVDTSPVPAAGACGETVLKADGTPWTCTFADDFVGTTLDRAKWNVQTIFASGHEDSVACYVDSPDNVAVSDGALHLTVRKGEPRACEGQGGLVTPYTSGMVTTAHRWSQQYGRFEARVKTTATTSPGLHEAFWLWPDDRYPEGQQAWPANGEIDIAETYSKFADLVVPYLHTALDTVGGILTGSDANTTWSCTAPRGEFNTYTLEWSPERVEVFVNGRSCLVNTSGNDAFKKRYIMALTQALGSQTGNTLVDGTPLPATMTVDYVRAWS; translated from the coding sequence GTGGCCACCACGACGACGCTGACGATGAACGCCGACGGCACCGGGACGGTCCGGGTCGTCGCCGCTGACGGCTCGGCACCGGTGAACCCGGTCGACCTGTGGGTCGACACCACCTGGGTGCAGACGTTCACGCTCGCCGATGGCCGGGCCGCGATCGACGTCGGGGCGCAGACGCCCGGTGACCACCGGATCACCGTCCGCTACCGCAACAGCGCGACCCACGCGGCCAGCCAGGCGTCGATCATGTGGACGGCACCGGGGACGGTGCAGGTCCCGACCACCACGACGCTGCAGCTCAACGCCGACGGCACGGGCACGATCAAGGTGACCGCGGCCAGCGGACCGACGCCCTCGAACCCGGTCGACCTGTGGGTCGACAGCACCTGGCAGAAGGCGTACACGCTGACCAACGGCCAGGCCGCGGTCAACCTGGGCACCCAGACCGCGGGCGACCACAAGGTCACCGTCCGGCACCGTCCGAGCAGCACCAGCGGGGCCAGCCAGGTCACCGTTCCGTGGACCGCCCCCGGCACCGTGCAGGTCCCCACGACCACCACGCTCCAGCTCAACGCCGACGGCACCGGCACGATCAAGGTGACCGCGGCCAGCGGCCCGACGCCCTCGAACCCGGTCGACCTGTGGGTCGACAGCACCTGGCAGAAGGCGTACACGCTGACCAACGGCCAGGCCGCGGTCAACCTGGGCACCCAGACCGCGGGCGACCACAAGGTCACCGTGCGCTACCGGCCCAGCACCACCAGCGGCACCAGCCAGATGACCGTCCCGTGGACCGCGCCCGGCACCGTGCAGGTCCCCACGACCACCACGCTCCAGCTCAACGCCGACGGCTCGGGCACGATCAAGGTGACGGCCGCCAGCGGCCCGACGCCTTCGAACCCGGTCGACCTGTGGGTCGACAGCACCTGGCAGAAGGCGTACACGCTCACCAACGGGCAGGCGGCCGTCAACCTCGGCGCCCAGGCACTCGGTGACCACCGGATCACCGTGCGCTACCGACCGAGCACCACGACCGGAGCCAGCCAGGCGTCGCTGATGTGGACGGCGCCGGGCACGGTGCAGGTGCCCACGACGACCACCCTGGACCTCAGCGCCGACGGCACCGGGACCATCAAGGTCACCGCCGACGGGGGCGCGTCCGCGTCGCTCGCCAACCCCGTCGACCTGTGGATCGACAGCACGTGGCAGCGGGCGTACACCCTGACGAACGGCCAGGCGACCTTCGACCTCGGGCCCCAGCCGGGCGGCGACCACCGGGTCACCGTCCGCTACCGCCCGAGCAGCACCAGCGGCGCGAGCCAAGCGAGCCTGCCGTGGTCGGTCACGACGGCCGACCAGGTGGCGACGACGACCACCCTGAGCGTGATGCCCGACGGCACGGCGACGATCAAGGTCGTCGCCGCGAACGGGAGCGCGACCACCAACCCGGTGGACCTCTGGGTCGACGGCCGGGCGCAGACCACCCACACGCTGACCGACGGTCGTACGACGGTCGCCCTCGGCAGCCGCGTGGGCGGGGCCCTCGGGGTCAAGGTCCGCTACCGCCCGAGCGCGACGCAGCAGGCGAGCACCGCCACCGCCACCTGGTCGGTCGACACCAGCCCGGTGCCCGCGGCGGGAGCCTGCGGCGAGACGGTCCTCAAGGCGGACGGCACGCCGTGGACCTGCACCTTCGCCGACGACTTCGTCGGGACGACGCTCGACCGGGCGAAGTGGAACGTGCAGACCATCTTCGCCAGCGGCCACGAGGACAGCGTCGCCTGCTACGTCGACTCGCCCGACAACGTCGCCGTGTCCGACGGCGCGCTGCACCTGACGGTCCGCAAGGGCGAGCCGCGGGCCTGCGAGGGCCAGGGCGGCCTGGTGACGCCGTACACCTCCGGCATGGTCACGACGGCCCACCGGTGGTCGCAGCAGTACGGCCGCTTCGAGGCGCGGGTGAAGACCACCGCGACGACGAGCCCCGGCCTGCACGAGGCCTTCTGGCTGTGGCCCGACGACCGCTACCCCGAGGGCCAGCAGGCGTGGCCGGCCAACGGTGAGATCGACATCGCCGAGACCTACTCGAAGTTCGCCGACCTCGTCGTGCCCTACCTGCACACCGCCCTCGACACGGTCGGCGGGATCCTCACCGGCAGCGACGCCAACACGACGTGGAGCTGCACCGCACCCCGCGGCGAGTTCAACACCTACACCCTCGAGTGGTCACCCGAGCGGGTCGAGGTCTTCGTGAACGGGCGGTCCTGCCTGGTGAACACCTCCGGCAACGACGCGTTCAAGAAGCGCTACATCATGGCGCTGACCCAGGCCCTCGGCTCGCAGACCGGCAACACGCTGGTCGACGGGACGCCCCTGCCGGCCACGATGACGGTGGACTACGTGCGCGCCTGGTCGTGA
- a CDS encoding Fe-S cluster assembly protein HesB has protein sequence MLTLTENACTIVKQMTDTPDAAESAGLRISEAEAGFAVTATNQPQAGDQVVEQDGATVYLDNNAAEKLDTMILDAGVDDAGAVQFGLLAQA, from the coding sequence ATGCTCACCCTGACTGAGAACGCCTGCACGATCGTCAAGCAGATGACCGACACCCCCGATGCGGCCGAGTCTGCCGGCCTGCGCATCTCCGAGGCCGAGGCCGGCTTCGCCGTCACCGCGACCAACCAGCCACAGGCCGGGGACCAGGTCGTGGAGCAGGACGGGGCCACCGTCTACCTCGACAACAACGCCGCCGAGAAGCTAGACACGATGATCCTCGACGCAGGAGTGGACGACGCCGGCGCCGTGCAGTTCGGGCTGCTGGCGCAGGCCTGA
- a CDS encoding substrate-binding domain-containing protein encodes MEQLRIAFVTGVTPDKWARVWRERNPRIRLELLPIEQADQRAVLDEGIADMVLARLPVDLDSPTPLHCVRLYDELPVVVAGREHFVAAVEEQDVVAPDDLADEQLVLPHPSGWTPGVPQLDFPAMTEKDAIEVAASGTGVVIVPMSVARLHHRKDVVHRVVDLPPTTVALLWQRDADSPVHQDFVGVVRGRKPSSSR; translated from the coding sequence ATGGAGCAGCTGAGGATCGCGTTCGTCACGGGCGTCACGCCGGACAAGTGGGCGCGGGTGTGGCGCGAGCGCAACCCGCGGATCCGGCTCGAGCTGCTGCCGATCGAGCAGGCCGACCAGCGCGCGGTGCTCGACGAGGGCATCGCCGACATGGTGCTGGCGCGACTCCCCGTCGACCTCGACTCCCCCACGCCCCTCCACTGCGTCCGCCTGTACGACGAGCTGCCGGTCGTGGTCGCCGGACGCGAGCACTTCGTGGCCGCCGTCGAGGAGCAGGACGTCGTCGCGCCCGACGACCTCGCCGACGAGCAGCTGGTGCTGCCGCACCCCAGCGGCTGGACGCCGGGCGTGCCGCAGCTCGACTTCCCGGCGATGACGGAGAAGGACGCGATCGAGGTGGCCGCCTCCGGCACCGGCGTGGTCATCGTCCCGATGTCGGTCGCCCGGCTGCACCACCGCAAGGACGTCGTGCACCGGGTCGTCGACCTGCCGCCGACCACGGTCGCCCTGCTCTGGCAGCGCGACGCCGACAGCCCGGTCCACCAGGACTTCGTCGGCGTCGTCCGCGGCCGGAAGCCCAGCAGCAGCCGCTGA
- a CDS encoding nucleosidase: MPRHLIVSATRAEAAHLPAGLDVLVTGMGKTAAATALARRLASYDDLAGLEVVNIGTAGALHDHVDGLFEVGTVLNHDINADAIRALGYDPRERLTVGPSATVLATGDVFVTDPVVRARLAEQAELVDMEGYAVAYVAAEFGVPVRLVKHVSDNADEGALEWATLVDRSARVLGDWVAANLG, encoded by the coding sequence GTGCCCCGCCACCTGATCGTCTCCGCCACCCGGGCCGAGGCGGCCCACCTGCCCGCCGGTCTCGACGTCCTCGTCACCGGCATGGGGAAGACCGCGGCCGCCACGGCGCTGGCCCGCCGCCTGGCGTCGTACGACGACCTGGCGGGCCTCGAGGTCGTCAACATCGGCACCGCCGGTGCCCTGCACGACCACGTCGACGGCCTGTTCGAGGTCGGCACCGTGCTCAACCACGACATCAACGCCGACGCCATCCGCGCGCTCGGCTACGACCCGCGCGAGCGGCTCACCGTCGGACCGTCGGCCACCGTGCTCGCGACGGGCGACGTCTTCGTGACCGACCCGGTCGTCCGGGCGCGGCTGGCCGAGCAGGCCGAGCTGGTCGACATGGAGGGCTATGCGGTCGCCTACGTCGCCGCCGAGTTCGGGGTGCCCGTGCGGCTGGTCAAGCACGTCTCCGACAACGCCGACGAGGGCGCCCTCGAGTGGGCGACGCTGGTCGACCGCAGCGCCCGGGTCCTCGGGGACTGGGTGGCGGCCAACCTCGGCTGA